Within Topomyia yanbarensis strain Yona2022 chromosome 2, ASM3024719v1, whole genome shotgun sequence, the genomic segment attattatgggtcattgaaatacagtcgttactctgcactcgtcaaatttgtccattgcaatcattatttcattcgaagtcgtagtatgcgacatcgacaatttttctatttcgttcttcaaattttataactgtaaaaatagttccacctttcatttattatcactatggttgcgagaattacattttgtgcaatgtgttcaacagatgtcgctagtacatcgtgggcgatgatttttttagatttcctttaagctgtaacgtttgtttgtatgtgctgtgaagtctgttacaatagaaagggaaaggaattgtactgtcaaGAATTTATTAGTTACATACCTCAGCGCACACCTCTAGCGTAGCTACATTGTGTGATggaattaaaataaaatcggcAACGTTAGCACAACGTAAACACAGATTTTCGACAAACAtgtgattacggcgtaaaaacCTGATAAACTTACTTTGCTTTCTGTGGAAATCACAGGTGTTGTtagtaaacaaaaaagaaaagtttcTCTTTCGTTAACTACTATGCACTGTGTTCGGCTaaaacggtttgtccggaattctctgtcaaagagaattttgacagttgacttttACGCCCTAATCATATGCTTATCGATAAATGAACACTACAGATGAACCTCccctattaggttttacaccaatcaACCTAAACCCACACAATGAGTCAGATGCACTTCGTtcgacaattctcggtggtttattTACATGAGAGCTACGTTAGTTCGAATGCAACAGATGAGCATCCTTCGCACTCAAACTCACGAAACTGACGATGTAAATAAACCACCGGGAACTTtcaaacatgaactttattcatcatgagttcattcgtgtcatcttgtagaactcaattgagTTCTACGCGATGATGACACGAATGAACGAATGAAGTTTATGTTGGACAAtttttcatttgtgtttacattttgctagcgttagcctttttattttgattctcgATCTAATATGGCTTAGCCAATATCGCTTTCTTAGACGGTAGACGATTCTAGTTAAAATCGGTTGTgttactggagccggaatactaactagaaccaaccagaattccggctgaactttactgaatACCTaagtcttgtcttgtcttatgGTGCGAGAAGTTGAGCTGGTactggaactgacattagaaAGCGAAAAACCTGCTTGCTGTAAACCAAAGGGATGATATCAGAGCGAAAGCTTAGCAGATCAGCGCTGGCACTAGAAACGCAAGAAAACCAAATATAAGAAGCTagttgtcacgtcttgtcttagcgtTTGGGATGGAATCCATCTaatattctaactagaatcggttgtgtcacggAAGCCGAAATACGATCTAGAACCAGTCAGCATTCCGGCTTATTTTCCGACTGAATTTTACTGGGATACTGATTACATTCAGAATTTCGAACTGGTTCCGGAATGGGTTTAACTGGACGGCTTAGCTGCATAACCGAAGTATCACAAAACCGCTGAGGATCCACCGGGTGCGGTGGCCGGTGAACCGCTGGCGgaagcaagcaaacctgtggtccACTCGTTCACTGATAAAATTCCGAatgttaattctatttgcttcaaaccacttaaaatccatataAAGAATAAATGctaatgttatcacgcgcatatataccttctatgtgtcaactatatgtcaactgtataaactacgtatgcacacacataagttacaCACCAAAATTTTAGGATAAAAACTCAGCAAATGAAAGGGCTGAAAACTCAGCAATTTAATTTCTATCGTCTAAAACGATTCTTTTTGctaaaaattttgcaatttaattgtcaaattgacagcATGATCACCGACTTTTCAGTAATCTAGCCCGCATATTTTGACAACTCAATAGTGGAATTTCGAGCGAAAACAATTGTCAAATGGTTTAAATTAACTTGATGAGTTTTCAGCACTTTCATTTGATGAGTTTTCATCCCAAAATTTTGGTGTGTATATTTGCGTATTGTTATAAAATCGGGTTTTTTGTGCATTATAGTTATATGAAATGTGAatataagattaatatttcttgtaaatgcAAATATTAGGTTTATGTACCAACAAATAATGTCTATATACCACCGCCAATTGCAAAGAtcaatgtgtaaaatcaatagacattacatttacatttttatcagtgtttGTCAGGCGTACTCAAACATAAGGAATGtacaacaaatttgcatcaaattagaaaaaatgcatttaatatccatttttgcatcaactttgcactaccttgcagaaaagtttgtttaacaaacgtcacTTTATTAGCCacaaggggtaccatttcgatgcggcttagccgcataaccgaggcctaggaaccgaagcagCGCCCGAAGCccctgaggatccgccgggcgaggtggccaccgacccgccgccggaagcaagcgaacctgtgatcccctcttttgcccggcttactcaatcataggggctatccctagtttagacataaaataaaattggcaacgcttgcaaaatgtaaacacaaatgaacactccggatgaacctatcgtcaattgacatttcgacgagttttgattcgagcatGAACCAATTCGATCGTGAACAGACAAATGGGCGAAActaacaaatgtacacaaacagagatttgattaatatctgaaagaggagtaaaaatactttataaaaaatataaaaactcatttataaatatttcacacttcatgaaaatcaataaaaaacaaaacggcggatccgactttcgactgtaaacaaaaagccaggcgggttacgcctctgcatttctaaggtagtgtatacaggcgaaattgacagcatcattgtttacaaggtccgtaaacagactcgccctaaacaaaaaccaagtGCTTGTTACGCCCAGGAGGAATAACAAATTCCTCCAGCGAGCACGGCGAAagccacatttgatttttgttttttggcgacactgcagggcgaaattgagagtcgtcaaaacaagagggcgactcaaaaatggcctaatcaacatttcataacaacactcggcgaaataatctgttttcaattttatcaacgaaaacgttattatataaaactttttagttatgcttccgaaaactagtattgtttcaaagtgtttcaatacatttgaaggcgcagtatgcaaacactgttaaaatacgatttaattttctgaaccgaattttcaaagctatttttctcgattcgatatcattgGGACTACGGCCCTTTGGTCGATTCATGATTGAATTGTCAACTGACacttcgacgagttttgattcgagcgaGATAATGTGGGCccgaatgaactttgtttacacggttaaataaaacaacctgcagaataagttcttttaacttacttttgagttgtgcgtcgctttcgtacttattagtgttgtcaaaaacaaaaagagagattcgactcagtcgaggtcttccgtggaggaaggtacttttgagttgtttggggtgaactcaaaattaggtaaattcaacttaaatttgagtataaaaaacctatcaataagttgtaatttttgccgtggttaaatagaaactaccttcaacacggtttacctaattttaagttccccgagattgagtcaaaggaactcaattttaggtagtttttcgtttccgtgtacgttcgacgagttttgattcgagcaaCTTCTAACCTagcaattccatatcaacattagaatagggctaataagatttgtaaacaaaattttgttttgctgatttctcttaatttgttatattttcaacccagaagacatttgaaattgattctaccaagggtaaagatgttgattcgtgtgtatctttcatgaatTTCGACTCGACAGCGgggtaatgagcgaaataagtttgtttataaaaatctcattagcccttttgaagaattgatattgaattattattgttgttgttgttttctgtttttctctGGCAGTATATCAATAACAGTACTGTAgtgtttaataatttaatttgctAAAAATCCAACTTGTTTACATTATTAACATCGTTCTTTGAGGCACAAATAATATGGAAGAGCATGTCGACCAAATTCTAGATAGAGTGTAGGTTtgtttgaaacttttttttgcatcagcaatattaaattttactatTCGTTCGCAGGATGGCTACACCTGGCAATCTTGGATGCTTATTGGCAAATAATCAAGGGTTGTGCATCGGTGGTAtgtagaaatgaaaatttcatttaatgtttCGTTAATTTATGATGCTggttttaacaaaaatgttcagCACGGGGTAATGCTTCAGACAAGTCAGCAGGAATAATAGTGGCTATTTCTGAGCAAGCGGCAAAATTGGACCCCAATTGTAATGCCCCTGTGGTTTCCCTGGATGTTGGCGATAAGTacgaaatattcattcaaacttAATAATAACTAACAGATATTAATCGTTTCTAGATTATGTATAATTCATAAGAATGGTGTCACCGGAGCGGTTTTCAAAGAAGTTTAGTCAAATAcgtaattgttttaaaatttgttaggcgataaataaacatttttactTATAATTAATGCTTATTGCGCAAGCCATAGTGGAAATTTCCTAGCGACTCGAGGGACGTCAATTGTCAAAACGTTCTCATTTTTACGCGATACTCCACCGGTCAAAATATGCAAATTCATGCCATTAATTGTTTAGCGGCTAAACTATATCACTGTTGACCAggtccatatcaacttttgaatagggctaaaaagatcttttttgtattttaattgcccaccacactcccccacaccaaagaactcatacaagagccccctggtagtggacgcaacttgtctcagcccatgaacaatggcaacaaaaacaaaacaaataaaacaaactgagctGAGACAGACATTTATATCTATCTGATATGCAATAAGTTAAGATAATTAACTAAGGTGGAATCCCAGTGGAAATAGATTTCCTGTTAAGGGATCCACATTATAAATTAAGGTTAAATATTGCTGACGGATGCTTACATTAAATTACTAAATATCATTAATCaaatatttcgttaagcctATGTTTAAAGTACTGTTTCAGTCTAGCCTTGAAGATGGTACGATTGTCGATTCTATCTGCATGTCAAGTGGAAGTGCATTAAATTTGGTAGGACCAATAAAAGGAATCCGCTTTTGGCCAAGGTTTGTGACTGCTCGAATGCGTTGCAAGTAACTATTTCGGCGTATTGAACGAGAATGTGTTAAAGTTGTAAAATGTATTGAAGAATCAAAGCAAAACTAAAACTTGTTGTGAGACACCTGTCTGTCAGGCCTGCAATTACAAAAAGGATGATGGGTTAATTTTTATAGAGGAAGTGAATTTCTAAACAATATTCTTACAGGTAAATACAAATTATTTTGATATGGAATATAAAAGTGATGGTAAGAAATTACTTTTACTTTATTGGGcaatttgataaagttatagtTCATGAAGTTTTGAAGTATTGCAAAACCTACTCTGAATTATAAGAGgttatgttatttttgtcaTATTGCGACCATGAACGTCCTGCCTTACGTCGGATAATCCATCCGTCCAATAAAGAAGGGATAAGCGGTT encodes:
- the LOC131679894 gene encoding ragulator complex protein LAMTOR5 homolog, which produces MEEHVDQILDRVMATPGNLGCLLANNQGLCIGARGNASDKSAGIIVAISEQAAKLDPNCNAPVVSLDVGDKLCIIHKNGVTGAVFKEV